The following DNA comes from Pseudomonadota bacterium.
CAGGCTGTGGTGCTGACCGGTGCGGGCCGGGCCCGCCTCAGCGCCTTGGCGCACGCGCTGGACCGCTGGTGGGCGGGGCCGAATCGTCGCGAAGAGTTGATCTGCCTGGCCCTGAGCGCTCGGGAACTGCTGAGCGAGGACCAGCACTACGGGGTGGATGGCGGAAGGGTGGTCGTCGACGCGGCCCGTCTACCCGGACAACTCCCCCAGCGCGCGGGCGATATCGATCTCGCCCTGATCCTGCAGCGTTGGCATCGCCTGCCCCCGCCGCCGATGCGCGTCAACGCCCGGGAGACCACGCTGCTGGAGGCGGCTCGGCGCTACGGCGCGATGTGCGGCACCGTGCGTCCGGGTAGCCGTGCGGTCGCCTCCGCCCGACGGCTGCTGGGACTTGGTATCGCCGATGCCTCGGCGGGTGTCGCCCTGCGTCCGTGCCACGAGATCTTCGACAGCCGTGTCCGGATGGTGGCGTGGGTGCGCGCGAACGCCGGCGGGCGCGCCGTGCTCGTCGACGACGAGGAGGATCGGGCCGCGTTCGAGGCGCAGGGCGGTGCGGACGGCGTGCGAATGACCACCACCCAGGCGCTGCTTCGCGGCGAACTGCCGGCCACGCCGGTACTATGGGTGGCGGGGCCATCCGCGGCGGGCGAGCGCCGAATCCTCCGCGCGACGCTCAGCCATCGAGGCTACGATACGCAGGACGTGCTGTGTCGTGAGCATCGGGTGGTCGAGCAGCATCTGGAGGTCGAGCAACGGCCGCCCTCGGCACGGGCCCTGACTCGCGCGATGCGGTGTCAGGAGCGTCTGGCAGGCGCTTCCCGCCTGGCGCTGTTTCGCAACTCCATTACGGGCAAAGACCGCTATGCGTTCATCGGAGAGGACCCTGGTATTGCTTAGGGCGAGAGTCACGGGACTGGGGCTGTGCTTCGCCCTGGCGGCGTGCGGCGTGGAGGCAGCTGGGTTTGATTGCCTGCTGCAACCGAGCCGAACGGTAGAGCTAGGTACCAGTGTGAACGGCGTCATCGCCGAGTACTTCGTCGATCGCGGCGATCGCGTGCGCTCGGGCGATCCCGTGGCGCAGCTGGAGGCAAGCTCCCAGCAGGCGGCGGTGGAGCTGGCACGTGCGCGGGCCGAGTTCGGCAAACGCAAGGTGGCGCGCAACCAGGATCTCTACCGCGACGATCTCCTGTCGATTCACGATAAGGACGAGGTGGAAACCGAGAGCCTGATCGCCGAACTCGAACTCAACCAGGCAAGCGTGGAGCTCTCCCTGCGAACGATCCGCAGTCCCGTCGACGGGGTGGTGATGGAGCGTCAGCTGGACGCGGGGGAGCTGGTCCGCGACGGGGTGATCGCGACGCTGGCGCGGGTCAATCCCCTGCATGTGGAGGTCGTGGTGCCCGTGGCCTACATCGGTCAGGTGGCGGTTGGCGAGAAGGCCATGGTGCGACCCGAGGCCCCTGTGGGCGGTGAGTACGAGGCAACCGTGACCGTGGTCGACTCCGTCGTAGACGCGGCCAGTGGTACCTTCGGCGTGCGCCTGCGCCTGCCGAACAACGGGGCAAAGGTGCCGGCCGGTATTCGCTGCCAGGTGGCATTCGCTGACTAAGCCCCCACACCCTGATCCAGTGGCATAGGTATGGCAGCGCTCACCTCAGCTCGCCAGAAAGCGTGGGTATTGAGGTGCGAGACTTCGTTCGGTACTTTGCGCTAGCGAGTGGTTAGACCCCAAAAGGGCCGGGCACTCGCTGGGCGGACCGCGCCGCGAAGGCCCGTAGCAACACCACGATACACCTAACGGAGGCTATTCAACGTACTGCACCACGAGCGATGTCGGGGCGGCTTATCGCCGCCCTCAGCTTGATCCTAGTGTCGATGGCGATAGAGGTTGTCTACTCGGACAGGCCTCAACCTTCTAAGGGTTGGGGAGACTTCGCCAATGGCAGGCTTAGCCGTCCGTGCCAATGTTGGTGCCGGTGGTCATGGGCAGCCAGCTGTAGATCTGCAGGCCGGGCTTCACGCGAGCGTGCTCTTGGGCATTGTAGCAACGCTTGGTGGCCAGCCTTGAGCCGAGCTCCGTGTCGTCCACGCAGATGGTCTTCGGAATGCTCTTGTTGTTGGAGTAGTGCAGGGACGAGCTGAGCACCGTCATCGGTTTCGCCGTGCCTTCGACTAGGCCTGGGATGAACTGCGAGGCTTCCACCGACGCGTGGGCTTTCTCCATCAGCATGTCCGCATCGGCGGTCAGCGGGGTTGCGCCGGCTGCGCGCATTGGAGGGGGTGCCCGCGTCATCCACATCCACGTACACCACCAGGCGGAAGGCGCCGTCGTCCACGCACGGTTCGCGTGGGGTCTTTCCGTCCTTACACGACGCGTCCGTCAGCATGCGTTCGTACCAGGTGGCCTGGCGGGTCAAGATCTCCTGAGGGGCCACGTAGTTGTCGCCGTGCTCCTGCGTGTATAGGCCGAGGTTGGGGTAGGCGCTGACGTTGCACTTGTCACCGATGCAGCGAACCTTCACCCGCACGCTCATCACGACGTCCACGGTTTGGCCATCGACCTCGGCGGGTTGGAACTTGGCGCGTCGCAGGTTCGGGAGATGCGTTCTCCGATTCTGCAGTCCTCGGCCGTGCGCCGTGCTCGGCTTGGCCGTCGTCATCGCCCAGGACTGGATACTGCTAAGCTAGCAAGCCTCCTCAGCTGCGCCACGGAGGGCGCTATGTGTACTCGTCTTCTGCCTATCCTTGCCCTGCTGCCGCTCTCGGCAGCGCAAGCCGCAAGCTTCCCACCGGAGGTCAGTGTCGGTGGCTTGCGAGCCGAGTCGGGAGCCGATGGCACCGTAGGCATCACGCTCATCAGCGCCACGGAACGTGGTGGCGTCGGTCGGTATCTTGCTTCCCCTGGCGACCTAAACGACGACGGCGTGGACGACATCGCGATCTCCGCTGGCGTCCTCGGCATCTACGTCTACTTCGGCAGCACCACGGTGGAGGACGTCACCTTTCGCCTCGACGGCTTGATCGCCGAGAACGGCGGTGACGGTAGCCTCGGCTTTCTCATTCGCGGCGTCGAGAGTCCGCGCATCGGCGGCGCGGGAGATGTGAATGGTGACGGCATCGCCGACCTGCTCGTCGCCTCCCAGGACGATGCCTTCCTCATCTACGGCAGCGACTCTGGATTCCCCGCCGAGATCGACCTGGCCACGCTCTCGCTGGAGAACGGCGGCGACGGTAGCGTCGGCACCGTCTTGCGCTCCCCCGATGAAACCCGTGTGGGCGAAGGTCTCGCCGCCGCCGGTGACGTCAACGATGACGGACGCGACGACTTCATCGTCACGGTCATCGGCGTCGACTGCACCGAGCCGTTCATCTGCGCCACCAATCACTACTTGGTGTTCGGCCGCGACCAGAGCTTCGGCGCGGAGCTGTCTCTGCCGTCGCTGCTGCAGGAGAATGGCGGCGACGGGTCCGCGGGCGTGGTCCTGCGCGATCCCGTGCAAACGCGCAACGACCGCCTGTTCCGCCCTTTCGTGACGACCGCCGGCGT
Coding sequences within:
- a CDS encoding efflux RND transporter periplasmic adaptor subunit; the encoded protein is MLRARVTGLGLCFALAACGVEAAGFDCLLQPSRTVELGTSVNGVIAEYFVDRGDRVRSGDPVAQLEASSQQAAVELARARAEFGKRKVARNQDLYRDDLLSIHDKDEVETESLIAELELNQASVELSLRTIRSPVDGVVMERQLDAGELVRDGVIATLARVNPLHVEVVVPVAYIGQVAVGEKAMVRPEAPVGGEYEATVTVVDSVVDAASGTFGVRLRLPNNGAKVPAGIRCQVAFAD